A genome region from Nocardia sp. NBC_00565 includes the following:
- a CDS encoding PH domain-containing protein — protein MDPESDSPDPLTPAPRTTWTTPVAALVAVTIGGVVLAGAAILAKDGPSRLLIGLAAVGLLALAGLGFRQRPRLSISSDAEPRLVVRTLTGPTEYTRDQILRARVVGYRRLGRKNPMLEIDVQHHGDERLLIFGRWDLGTSPDDVFESLVAHGLAR, from the coding sequence GTGGATCCCGAATCCGATTCGCCTGATCCGCTGACTCCCGCGCCGCGCACCACGTGGACCACGCCGGTCGCAGCGCTCGTCGCGGTCACCATCGGCGGTGTGGTGCTGGCCGGTGCCGCCATCCTCGCCAAGGACGGACCCAGCCGTCTGTTGATCGGATTGGCCGCGGTCGGTCTACTGGCGCTGGCCGGGCTCGGATTCCGGCAGCGCCCGCGACTGAGCATCTCCTCCGACGCTGAGCCACGGCTGGTGGTCCGCACCCTCACCGGCCCCACCGAATACACCCGCGACCAGATCCTGCGAGCGCGCGTCGTCGGCTACCGGCGCCTCGGTCGCAAGAATCCGATGCTCGAAATCGACGTCCAGCACCACGGCGACGAACGCCTGCTGATCTTCGGCCGCTGGGACCTCGGCACCAGCCCCGACGACGTCTTCGAATCCCTTGTCGCGCACGGCTTGGCGCGATAG
- a CDS encoding rhomboid family intramembrane serine protease: MNAQPPAPTCVRHPNRPTGLACTRCGRPACPECLRPAAVGQHCVDCVRQGQREVRPVRTVAGAQTARNPIPYVTYVLIALNTIVFAVTAGQSRSLVENTARSALYVDWVLYPPAVAHGQWVRLIGSGFLHYGPIHLLLNMFALYVVGRSIEPVLGRVRYLVVYLVSLLGGSAAVMVFARDSLTAGASCAVYGLFGAITVILIRVRQNPNQMLILIGINVFISFSLPGISLAGHLGGLVAGTLAALGILFLPEWLRAKSQETVRLIGWAAVSAVAVVALAVIVAAAYH, translated from the coding sequence ATGAACGCTCAGCCGCCCGCACCGACGTGCGTCCGCCACCCCAATCGCCCGACGGGCCTGGCCTGCACGCGTTGCGGGCGGCCGGCCTGTCCGGAGTGCCTGCGCCCCGCGGCGGTCGGGCAACACTGTGTCGACTGTGTCCGCCAAGGCCAGCGCGAGGTCCGGCCGGTCCGGACCGTGGCCGGTGCGCAGACCGCGCGGAATCCGATTCCGTATGTCACCTATGTCCTGATCGCGCTGAATACGATCGTGTTCGCGGTCACCGCGGGCCAATCGCGCTCGCTGGTGGAGAACACCGCCCGATCCGCGTTATATGTCGACTGGGTGCTGTACCCGCCCGCGGTGGCGCACGGCCAGTGGGTGCGGCTGATCGGATCCGGCTTCTTGCACTACGGGCCGATCCATCTGCTGCTCAACATGTTCGCGTTGTACGTGGTTGGCCGCAGCATCGAGCCGGTCCTCGGACGGGTGCGCTATCTGGTGGTCTACCTGGTCTCACTGCTCGGCGGTTCGGCCGCCGTCATGGTTTTCGCCAGGGACAGCCTCACCGCGGGTGCGTCGTGCGCGGTGTACGGCCTGTTCGGTGCGATCACGGTGATCTTGATCCGGGTGCGGCAGAACCCGAATCAGATGTTGATCCTCATCGGCATCAACGTTTTCATCAGCTTCTCGCTGCCCGGCATCTCCTTGGCCGGACACCTCGGCGGCTTGGTCGCGGGAACTCTCGCCGCGCTCGGCATCTTGTTCCTGCCCGAGTGGTTGCGCGCGAAATCCCAGGAGACGGTGCGGCTGATCGGCTGGGCGGCGGTGTCCGCGGTCGCCGTTGTGGCGCTGGCTGTCATCGTCGCCGCGGCGTATCACTGA
- a CDS encoding peptidylprolyl isomerase encodes MTSPNQTAVATLHTNHGDIKISLFGNHAPKTVRNFLGLADGSAPYQTENASGGTSGPFYDGAVFHRVIDGFMIQGGDPTGTGRGGPGYEFGDEFHPELRFDRGYLLAMANAGPGTNGSQFFITVGAQPHLNRKHTIFGEVVDPDSRKVVDAIATTATDRNDRPKEAVTISKITIE; translated from the coding sequence GTGACCTCACCGAATCAGACCGCCGTGGCGACGCTGCACACCAATCACGGCGATATCAAGATCTCGCTCTTCGGCAACCACGCCCCGAAGACGGTGCGGAACTTCCTCGGCCTGGCCGACGGATCGGCGCCGTACCAGACCGAGAACGCGAGCGGAGGAACCTCCGGGCCGTTCTACGACGGCGCCGTCTTCCACCGGGTGATCGACGGGTTCATGATTCAAGGTGGTGACCCGACCGGCACCGGACGCGGTGGACCCGGCTACGAATTCGGCGACGAATTCCATCCGGAGCTGCGCTTCGACCGTGGATATCTGCTGGCGATGGCGAATGCGGGACCTGGCACCAATGGTTCGCAGTTCTTCATCACCGTCGGCGCGCAGCCGCACCTGAACCGCAAGCACACCATCTTCGGGGAGGTCGTCGACCCCGATTCGCGCAAGGTCGTCGATGCCATCGCGACCACCGCGACCGATCGCAACGATCGTCCGAAGGAAGCCGTCACCATCTCCAAGATCACCATCGAGTAG
- a CDS encoding ABC transporter permease codes for MTAATTTLDTRTTISLGERLSFVFSDSVTIAKRNVIKIKRVPDVLIFSTLSPIMFVLLFAYIFGSAIEVPGMSGGYREFLIAGIFAQSVVFGATFTGLGLAEDMQKGIIDRFRSLPMAPSAVLVGRTISDVVINVVSLVVMSLTGLVVGWRIRGSLLDAVLAYVLLLLFAYAISWIMAVVGLLVRAPEVFNNASFMVIFPLTFLANTFVPLENLPTALRIFAEWNPVSAVTQATRELFGNTSPMAPQSDAWSMRHPVVTTLAWVVIILVVFIPLALRQYKRTVSR; via the coding sequence ATGACCGCGGCGACCACGACCCTGGACACCAGAACCACGATATCGCTCGGCGAACGCCTGTCTTTCGTCTTCAGCGACAGCGTGACGATCGCGAAGCGCAATGTCATCAAGATCAAGCGCGTACCCGACGTGCTGATCTTCTCGACGCTGTCGCCGATCATGTTCGTGCTGCTGTTCGCCTACATCTTCGGTTCGGCGATCGAGGTGCCCGGTATGTCGGGCGGCTATCGCGAGTTCCTGATCGCGGGCATCTTCGCGCAGTCGGTGGTGTTCGGCGCGACCTTCACCGGATTGGGTCTGGCCGAGGATATGCAGAAGGGCATCATCGACCGGTTCCGCTCGCTGCCGATGGCGCCCTCGGCCGTGCTGGTCGGGCGCACCATCAGCGATGTGGTGATCAACGTGGTCAGCCTGGTGGTGATGTCGCTGACCGGTCTGGTCGTCGGCTGGCGGATCCGCGGGTCACTCCTCGACGCGGTGCTGGCTTATGTGCTGTTGCTGCTGTTCGCCTATGCGATCTCGTGGATCATGGCCGTGGTCGGTCTGCTCGTCCGCGCGCCCGAGGTGTTCAACAACGCCAGCTTCATGGTGATCTTCCCGCTGACCTTCCTGGCGAACACCTTCGTGCCGCTCGAGAATCTGCCGACGGCGCTGCGGATCTTCGCCGAATGGAATCCGGTTTCCGCGGTTACCCAGGCGACCCGTGAGCTGTTCGGCAACACCAGCCCGATGGCGCCGCAATCGGATGCCTGGTCCATGCGGCATCCGGTGGTGACCACGCTGGCGTGGGTGGTGATCATCCTGGTGGTGTTCATCCCGCTGGCCCTGCGGCAATACAAACGCACCGTCAGCCGCTGA
- a CDS encoding ATP-binding cassette domain-containing protein, with product MPDAIVAEGLVKRYGQLVALDGLDLSVPEGTVTALLGPNGAGKTTTVRVFTTLLIPDAGQATVAGIDVLRNPQALRSRIGASGQYAAVDEYLTGFENLEMVGRLYHMGVPRSKERARELLERFRLSDAADRPVKGYSGGMRRRLDLAGALVANPPVLFLDEPTTGLDPRARLDLWDVIEELVAGGTTLLLTTQYMEEADRLADSIAVIDHGKVIARGTADELKTLVGGDRIELTVDHADNLGTAQEALKGLADGEIHLEPGLRRITVPVSDGSQALIDAIGMLSKHNVQIHDVGLRRPSLDDVFLTLTGHEAEELVNGNGSKSADRLEATEGRNR from the coding sequence ATGCCCGACGCAATAGTCGCCGAGGGTCTGGTCAAACGATACGGCCAGTTGGTCGCCCTCGATGGACTCGATCTGTCGGTGCCCGAGGGCACCGTCACCGCACTGCTCGGACCCAACGGTGCGGGGAAGACCACCACGGTCCGGGTGTTCACCACTCTGCTGATTCCGGACGCGGGCCAGGCGACGGTCGCGGGTATCGATGTGCTCCGCAATCCACAGGCGCTGCGCTCGCGCATCGGCGCGTCGGGACAATACGCAGCGGTCGACGAATATCTCACCGGATTCGAAAATCTGGAAATGGTGGGGCGGCTCTATCACATGGGTGTGCCGCGCAGTAAGGAGCGCGCTCGGGAATTGCTGGAGCGATTCCGACTCAGCGACGCCGCCGACCGACCGGTCAAGGGCTACTCCGGCGGTATGCGCCGACGGCTCGACCTGGCGGGTGCGCTGGTGGCCAATCCGCCGGTGCTCTTTCTCGACGAGCCGACCACGGGACTCGATCCGCGAGCGCGCCTCGATCTCTGGGATGTCATCGAGGAACTGGTGGCCGGCGGCACCACGCTGCTGCTCACCACGCAGTACATGGAGGAGGCCGACCGGCTGGCCGACTCGATCGCGGTGATCGACCACGGCAAGGTGATCGCCCGCGGCACCGCGGACGAGCTGAAGACCCTGGTCGGCGGGGATCGCATCGAGCTCACCGTCGACCACGCCGACAACCTCGGGACCGCCCAGGAGGCGCTGAAGGGCTTGGCGGATGGGGAGATCCACCTGGAGCCCGGGCTGCGGCGGATCACCGTTCCGGTCAGCGACGGGTCACAGGCGCTCATCGATGCTATCGGCATGTTGAGCAAGCACAACGTGCAGATCCACGATGTCGGCCTGCGCCGTCCCTCGCTCGACGACGTCTTCCTCACACTGACCGGGCACGAGGCCGAGGAGCTGGTCAACGGCAACGGAAGCAAGTCCGCCGACCGGCTCGAAGCCACAGAAGGACGGAACCGATGA
- a CDS encoding acyl-CoA dehydrogenase family protein — protein sequence MDSVFDYLLTEALDPTPLETIADAWTRHRAVAEQFGTTVDIAIAGGFGADRLGFAFLSGYQQALRCLLPDISADDLVAVSATEAGGAHPSAIETRLTDTDAGWRVDGTKTFTTLGMLARRFLVIASAGAAADGRNRLRAVLVEAGQSGVHVTNLPPVPFAPEIPHATVTFAGAVAEVLPGDGYSDYLKPFRTIEDVHVLAATLGWLVRVGRASGWPRSALQRLLAAVAFVRGLEMDRPTSPGGHIAIGGGYEYFEQVLTELAPLWAQTDPVTRERWDRDRRLLATAGKVRAQRLTAAWLSVGIDGNQGDPAVLADS from the coding sequence GTGGACTCTGTGTTCGACTATCTGCTGACCGAAGCTCTCGACCCGACACCGCTCGAGACGATCGCCGATGCGTGGACGCGGCATCGGGCGGTCGCCGAACAGTTCGGCACCACGGTGGATATCGCGATTGCCGGTGGATTCGGTGCGGACCGACTGGGTTTCGCATTTCTGTCCGGATATCAGCAGGCGTTGCGCTGCTTGCTGCCGGACATATCGGCCGATGACCTGGTCGCGGTATCGGCGACCGAGGCGGGTGGTGCGCATCCGTCCGCGATCGAGACCAGACTCACCGATACCGACGCGGGCTGGCGGGTGGACGGCACGAAGACCTTTACGACCTTGGGGATGCTGGCGCGGCGCTTCCTGGTGATCGCGAGCGCGGGCGCGGCGGCGGATGGGCGGAATCGGTTGCGCGCGGTCCTCGTCGAGGCCGGGCAGTCCGGTGTGCATGTGACTAATCTGCCGCCGGTCCCGTTCGCACCCGAAATCCCGCACGCCACGGTGACATTCGCGGGCGCCGTAGCCGAGGTGCTGCCCGGTGACGGGTATTCGGACTATCTCAAACCGTTCCGCACCATCGAGGACGTCCATGTGCTCGCGGCCACGCTCGGCTGGCTGGTCCGCGTCGGGCGGGCGTCCGGCTGGCCGCGCTCGGCATTGCAGCGGTTGCTCGCCGCGGTGGCGTTCGTGCGCGGCCTCGAGATGGATCGGCCGACGTCGCCGGGCGGGCATATCGCGATCGGGGGTGGATACGAATACTTCGAGCAGGTGCTGACAGAGTTGGCGCCGCTCTGGGCACAGACCGATCCGGTCACCCGCGAGCGGTGGGACCGCGATCGGCGGCTGCTGGCGACGGCGGGAAAGGTACGGGCGCAACGGTTGACGGCGGCCTGGCTATCGGTGGGCATCGATGGAAATCAGGGTGATCCAGCCGTGCTGGCGGATAGCTGA
- a CDS encoding YoaK family protein yields MLYDAEARLSWVLATLAGLIGAAAFMHTAGYFVTFMTGNTERAVLGYFHDEPDLAVAAALLMLSFLSGVVVASWCRTHYWSGHPHGPTLLTTLSLAAASLVDGIIYLTTSATNIDLIPILLVAFGVGALNTSFVKNGEVSIPLSYVTGTLVKMGQGIERHISGGDYADWLGYFLLYAAFSAGALLGGLLSLLVAGWAMLITATVVCLITTCFTYLHLDRHGPPTTG; encoded by the coding sequence ATGCTGTACGACGCCGAGGCGCGGCTGTCGTGGGTACTCGCCACGCTCGCCGGTCTCATCGGCGCGGCGGCCTTCATGCATACCGCCGGCTACTTCGTCACCTTCATGACCGGCAATACCGAGCGAGCCGTCCTCGGTTACTTCCACGACGAACCCGACCTGGCCGTCGCCGCCGCCTTGCTGATGCTGTCGTTCCTGTCCGGCGTCGTGGTCGCCTCCTGGTGCCGCACGCATTATTGGTCCGGCCATCCGCACGGCCCGACCCTGCTCACCACGCTCAGCCTCGCCGCGGCATCCCTCGTGGACGGCATCATCTACTTGACGACCAGCGCCACCAACATCGACCTCATCCCGATCCTGCTGGTGGCCTTCGGCGTCGGCGCCCTCAACACTTCGTTCGTCAAGAACGGCGAAGTCTCGATTCCGCTCAGCTACGTCACCGGAACCCTCGTCAAGATGGGCCAGGGCATCGAACGCCACATCAGCGGCGGCGATTACGCCGATTGGCTCGGCTACTTCCTGCTCTACGCCGCCTTCAGCGCCGGCGCCCTGCTCGGCGGTCTGCTGAGTCTGCTGGTGGCCGGCTGGGCCATGCTCATCACCGCCACCGTGGTGTGCCTGATCACTACCTGCTTCACCTACCTGCACCTGGACCGACACGGCCCACCCACAACCGGCTGA
- a CDS encoding DLW-39 family protein: MKILLTVGVVVVVLIGITKLRKRDDADLWHEVTTR, translated from the coding sequence ATGAAAATTCTTCTCACGGTCGGTGTCGTAGTCGTGGTTCTCATCGGAATCACCAAGCTGCGCAAGCGCGATGATGCGGACCTGTGGCACGAAGTCACCACCCGTTGA
- a CDS encoding DUF3566 domain-containing protein, whose amino-acid sequence MTTPNQPNDERHQTNGVTERIAPSPIPPRPIPRPVASAENGQPGGPPGGAQPHEMRSQQGDLAFSAPEPAGADKPESFDQTTARRNNADPSKDGGESAGGNGQSPFQEGWSQLPQREPQSNLYRPGQAPVTGRPTSGPGLGGGGGGGGLGSAGLGNAGLGNAGLGGGGLGGGAKNARSTADLAAKAARKEAAMVKSVGIDGPTRSIARPELIKDMPDLSEIRHPLPVEAIGPQTVAVSPAAPVAVAAAVASGEPLRATVQIRRIDPWSTLKISLVISVAMFFVWMLAVGLLYIVLEGMGVWERLNSTFTDMVSSDSGSVGLVDAGSVFGYAGVIGLINVVLFTALATVGVFIYNQCCDLVGGIQITLADPD is encoded by the coding sequence TTGACCACACCGAATCAGCCGAACGACGAGCGGCACCAGACGAACGGTGTTACCGAACGGATCGCACCGTCACCGATTCCGCCGCGGCCGATCCCACGGCCCGTCGCCTCGGCCGAAAACGGCCAGCCGGGTGGCCCGCCGGGAGGTGCCCAGCCGCATGAAATGCGTAGCCAACAAGGCGATCTCGCGTTCAGTGCGCCGGAGCCCGCCGGCGCCGATAAGCCCGAATCGTTCGATCAGACGACGGCACGGCGCAACAACGCCGATCCGTCCAAGGACGGCGGCGAATCGGCCGGGGGTAATGGCCAGTCACCGTTCCAGGAGGGCTGGTCGCAGTTGCCACAGCGGGAACCGCAGTCGAACCTGTACCGGCCCGGCCAGGCGCCGGTGACCGGTCGTCCGACTTCCGGCCCCGGACTGGGTGGCGGTGGCGGTGGCGGCGGCCTCGGTAGCGCTGGTCTCGGCAACGCTGGTCTCGGCAACGCCGGTCTCGGTGGTGGCGGTCTCGGTGGTGGCGCCAAGAATGCCCGCAGCACCGCGGACCTCGCGGCCAAGGCGGCCCGCAAGGAAGCGGCGATGGTGAAGTCCGTCGGCATCGACGGACCGACCCGCAGCATCGCGCGCCCGGAGCTGATCAAGGACATGCCGGACCTCTCCGAGATCCGGCATCCGCTGCCGGTCGAGGCCATAGGTCCGCAGACCGTCGCGGTTTCGCCCGCCGCTCCGGTCGCCGTCGCGGCGGCCGTCGCCTCGGGTGAGCCGCTGCGGGCAACGGTGCAGATCCGCCGGATCGACCCGTGGTCGACCCTGAAGATCTCGCTGGTGATCAGCGTGGCGATGTTCTTCGTATGGATGCTCGCGGTCGGTCTGCTCTACATCGTGCTCGAGGGCATGGGCGTGTGGGAGCGGCTCAACAGCACCTTCACCGACATGGTGTCCTCGGACAGCGGATCGGTCGGACTGGTCGACGCCGGTTCGGTGTTCGGGTACGCGGGCGTCATCGGACTGATCAATGTGGTGCTTTTCACTGCCTTGGCGACCGTCGGCGTCTTCATCTACAACCAGTGCTGTGACCTCGTCGGCGGCATCCAGATAACCCTGGCCGACCCCGACTAA
- the gyrA gene encoding DNA gyrase subunit A, translating to MTETTLPPNGGAGDRIEPVDIQNEMQNSYIDYAMSVIVGRALPEVRDGLKPVHRRVLYAMYDNGYRPDRGYVKSARPVAETMGNYHPHGDTSIYDTLVRMAQPWSLRYPLVDGQGNFGSRGNDGAAAMRYTECRLTPLAMELLREIDHETVDFVPNYDGRSQEPTVLPARVPALLMNGSNGIAVGMATNIPPHNLNELADAIYWALDNFDADEESTLAACMERVKGPDFPTYGLIVGGQGIHDAYTTGRGSIRMRGVVEIEEDNRGRTTIVITELPYQVNTDNFINSIAEQVKDGKIAGISDIHDESSDRAGMRIVVTIKRDAVAKVVLNNLYKHTQLQTSFGANMLSIVDGVPRTLRLDQMIRFYVEHQLEVIIRRTRYLLRKAEERAHILRGLVKALDALDEVIALIRRSANTETARTGLMQLLDIDEIQATAILDMQLRRLSALERQKIVEELTKIEAEIADLKDILAKPERQRAIVRDELSEIVEKYGDERRTKIVANDGDMADEDLIAREDVVVTVTETGYAKRTKTDLYRSQKRGGKGVQGAGLKQDDIVKHFFISSTHDWLLFFTNKGRVYRAKAYELPEASRTARGQHVANLLAFQPDEKIAQIIQIKGYEDAPYLVLATKNGLVKKSKLSDFDSNRSGGIVAVNLRDDDELVGAVLCSSDDDLLLVSARGQSIRFSATDEALRPMGRATSGVQGMRFNADDELLSLNVVREGTYLLVATSGGYAKRTAIEEYTPQGRGGKGVLTIQYDTRRGTLVGALIVDDEDELYAITSGGGVIRTAAKQVRKAGRQTKGVRLMNLADGDTLLAIARNADEPDEIGGGDDTGSSEQ from the coding sequence ATGACTGAAACCACCCTGCCACCCAACGGCGGAGCTGGTGACCGGATCGAGCCGGTCGACATCCAGAACGAAATGCAGAACAGCTACATCGATTACGCCATGAGCGTGATCGTCGGCCGTGCGCTGCCCGAAGTCCGTGACGGCCTCAAGCCGGTGCATCGCCGGGTGCTGTACGCGATGTACGACAACGGGTACCGGCCCGACCGCGGCTATGTGAAGTCCGCGCGCCCGGTCGCCGAGACCATGGGTAACTACCACCCGCACGGCGACACCTCGATCTACGACACCCTCGTCCGGATGGCGCAGCCGTGGTCGCTGCGCTACCCGCTCGTCGACGGTCAGGGCAACTTCGGCTCCCGCGGTAACGACGGCGCGGCCGCCATGCGTTACACCGAGTGCCGCCTGACCCCGCTCGCGATGGAGCTGCTGCGCGAAATCGACCACGAGACGGTCGATTTCGTCCCGAACTACGACGGTCGCTCGCAGGAGCCGACCGTGCTGCCGGCCAGGGTGCCCGCGCTGCTGATGAACGGCAGCAACGGTATCGCGGTCGGCATGGCGACCAACATCCCGCCGCACAACCTCAACGAGCTCGCGGACGCGATCTACTGGGCGCTGGACAACTTCGACGCCGATGAAGAGTCCACCCTCGCCGCCTGCATGGAGCGGGTCAAGGGTCCGGACTTCCCGACCTACGGCCTTATCGTCGGCGGCCAGGGCATCCATGACGCCTACACCACCGGTCGCGGTTCGATCCGCATGCGTGGTGTGGTCGAGATCGAAGAGGACAACCGCGGTCGCACCACGATCGTCATCACCGAGCTGCCGTACCAGGTCAACACCGACAACTTCATCAACTCCATCGCGGAGCAGGTGAAGGACGGCAAGATCGCGGGCATCTCCGATATCCACGACGAGTCCTCCGACCGCGCGGGTATGCGGATCGTGGTCACCATCAAGCGCGATGCCGTGGCCAAGGTGGTGCTGAACAACCTCTACAAGCACACCCAGCTGCAGACAAGCTTCGGCGCCAACATGCTCTCCATCGTCGACGGTGTGCCGCGCACGCTGCGCCTGGATCAGATGATCCGGTTCTACGTCGAGCACCAGTTGGAAGTCATCATCCGGCGCACCCGCTACCTGTTGCGCAAGGCCGAGGAGCGGGCCCACATCCTGCGCGGTCTGGTCAAGGCGCTCGACGCGCTGGATGAGGTCATCGCACTGATCCGGCGCTCGGCCAATACCGAAACCGCGCGCACCGGCCTGATGCAGTTGCTGGATATCGACGAGATCCAGGCGACCGCGATCCTCGATATGCAGCTGCGCAGGCTGTCTGCCCTGGAACGGCAGAAGATCGTCGAGGAGTTGACCAAGATCGAGGCCGAGATCGCCGACCTCAAGGACATTCTCGCCAAGCCGGAGCGCCAGCGCGCGATCGTGCGGGACGAACTGTCCGAGATCGTCGAGAAATATGGCGACGAGCGGCGCACCAAGATCGTGGCCAACGACGGCGATATGGCCGATGAGGATCTGATCGCCCGCGAGGACGTGGTCGTCACCGTCACCGAGACCGGATACGCCAAGCGCACCAAGACCGACCTGTACCGCAGCCAGAAGCGCGGCGGCAAGGGCGTGCAGGGCGCGGGCCTCAAGCAGGACGACATCGTCAAGCACTTCTTCATCAGCTCCACGCACGACTGGCTGCTGTTCTTCACCAACAAGGGCCGGGTGTACCGCGCCAAGGCCTACGAGCTGCCCGAGGCCAGCCGGACCGCGCGCGGTCAGCACGTGGCGAATCTGCTGGCGTTCCAGCCGGACGAGAAGATCGCCCAGATCATCCAGATCAAGGGTTACGAGGACGCTCCCTATCTGGTGCTGGCCACCAAGAACGGCCTGGTCAAGAAGTCGAAGCTGTCGGACTTCGACTCCAACCGCAGCGGCGGCATCGTCGCGGTCAACCTGCGCGACGACGACGAGCTGGTCGGCGCCGTGCTGTGCTCTTCCGACGATGATCTGCTGCTGGTGTCGGCGCGCGGTCAGTCGATCCGCTTCTCCGCCACCGACGAGGCGCTGCGTCCGATGGGTCGCGCCACCTCCGGTGTGCAGGGCATGCGGTTCAATGCCGACGATGAACTGTTGTCGCTCAATGTGGTTCGTGAAGGTACCTATCTGCTCGTCGCGACTTCCGGTGGCTATGCCAAGCGGACCGCGATCGAGGAGTACACACCGCAGGGTCGCGGCGGTAAAGGTGTATTGACTATCCAATACGACACCAGGCGTGGCACCCTGGTCGGTGCGCTCATCGTCGACGACGAGGATGAGTTGTACGCGATCACGTCCGGCGGCGGAGTTATCCGGACGGCGGCGAAGCAGGTTCGTAAGGCTGGACGACAGACCAAGGGCGTGCGATTGATGAACCTCGCCGATGGCGATACGTTGCTTGCTATCGCTCGCAATGCCGATGAACCTGATGAAATCGGCGGCGGAGACGACACCGGTTCCTCTGAGCAGTAA